In Felis catus isolate Fca126 chromosome E1, F.catus_Fca126_mat1.0, whole genome shotgun sequence, the following proteins share a genomic window:
- the ENDOV gene encoding endonuclease V isoform X1, with translation MAREAAELPPKETLSLWIREQAQLKALVVDRDTEAWQRDPGFSGLQRVGGVDVSFVKGDSVSACASLVVLSYPELEVVYEDCRMVSLKAPYVSGFLAFREVPFLVAAVRRLREKEPGLVPQVLLVDGNGLLHHRGFGVACHLGVLTDLPCIGVAKKLLQVDGLENNTQHKEKIGLLRAGGDSFPLTGGSGTVLGMALRSHDHSTKPLYVSVGHKISLEAAVRLTRGCCRFRIPEPVRQADIRSRDYIRRTLGAPTPPAPGQDRSQKVQRPKGGSEELQDEGRPPEAHGQGPETAESPRPTRPAAASVEPSCAQ, from the exons ATGGCTAGGGAGGCGGCGGAGCTGCCTCCGAAGGAGACCCTGTCGCTCTGGATAAG ggagcaAGCCCAGCTGAAGGCGCTCGTGGTGGACCGGGACACGGAGGCGTGGCAGCGGGACCCCGGCTTCTCGGGGCTGCAGAGGGTCGGGGGCGTGGACGTGTCCTTTGTGAAGGGAGACAGTGTCAGCGCCTGTGCCTCGCTGGTGGTGCTCAGCTACCCTGAGCTCGAG GTGGTGTATGAGGACTGCCGCATGGTTAGCCTGAAGGCTCCCTACGTGTCGGGCTTCCTGGCCTTCCGAGAGGTGCCCTTTCTGGTGGCTGCGGTGCGGCGGCTGCGGGAGAAGGAGCCCGGCCTCGTGCCCCAG GTACTCCTTGTGGATGGAAATGGGCTTCTCCACCACCGAG GCTTCGGGGTGGCCTGTCACCTCGGCGTCCTCACGGACCTGCCCTGCATCGGGGTGGCCAAGAAACTCCTGCAGGTCGATGGCCTGGAGAACAACACCCAGCACAAGGAGAAG atAGGACTCCTGCGGGCTGGAGGAGACTCGTTTCCTCTGACGGGGGGCTCTGGGACCGTGCTGGGCATG GCCCTGAGGAGCCACGACCACAGCACCAAGCCGCTCTATGTCTCTGTGGGCCACAAGATCAGCCTGGAGGCGGCCGTGCGCCTGACCCGAGGCTGCTGCAGGTTTCGGATCCCGGAGCCCGTGCGCCAG GCTGACATCCGTTCTCGAGACTACATCCGCAGGACCCTGGGAGCCCCCACGCCCCCCGCACCAGGGCAGGACAG GAGCCAGAAGGTACAGAGGCCAAAGGGAGGCTCGGAAGAGCTCCAAGATGAGGGCAGGCCCCCCGAGGCCCACGGCCAAGGTCCCGAGACAGCAGAAAGCCCCAGACCCACGCGCCCAGCGGCGGCGAGCGTGGAGCCGAGCTGCGCGCAGTGA
- the ENDOV gene encoding endonuclease V isoform X2, with translation MAREAAELPPKETLSLWIREQAQLKALVVDRDTEAWQRDPGFSGLQRVGGVDVSFVKGDSVSACASLVVLSYPELEVLLVDGNGLLHHRGFGVACHLGVLTDLPCIGVAKKLLQVDGLENNTQHKEKIGLLRAGGDSFPLTGGSGTVLGMALRSHDHSTKPLYVSVGHKISLEAAVRLTRGCCRFRIPEPVRQADIRSRDYIRRTLGAPTPPAPGQDRSQKVQRPKGGSEELQDEGRPPEAHGQGPETAESPRPTRPAAASVEPSCAQ, from the exons ATGGCTAGGGAGGCGGCGGAGCTGCCTCCGAAGGAGACCCTGTCGCTCTGGATAAG ggagcaAGCCCAGCTGAAGGCGCTCGTGGTGGACCGGGACACGGAGGCGTGGCAGCGGGACCCCGGCTTCTCGGGGCTGCAGAGGGTCGGGGGCGTGGACGTGTCCTTTGTGAAGGGAGACAGTGTCAGCGCCTGTGCCTCGCTGGTGGTGCTCAGCTACCCTGAGCTCGAG GTACTCCTTGTGGATGGAAATGGGCTTCTCCACCACCGAG GCTTCGGGGTGGCCTGTCACCTCGGCGTCCTCACGGACCTGCCCTGCATCGGGGTGGCCAAGAAACTCCTGCAGGTCGATGGCCTGGAGAACAACACCCAGCACAAGGAGAAG atAGGACTCCTGCGGGCTGGAGGAGACTCGTTTCCTCTGACGGGGGGCTCTGGGACCGTGCTGGGCATG GCCCTGAGGAGCCACGACCACAGCACCAAGCCGCTCTATGTCTCTGTGGGCCACAAGATCAGCCTGGAGGCGGCCGTGCGCCTGACCCGAGGCTGCTGCAGGTTTCGGATCCCGGAGCCCGTGCGCCAG GCTGACATCCGTTCTCGAGACTACATCCGCAGGACCCTGGGAGCCCCCACGCCCCCCGCACCAGGGCAGGACAG GAGCCAGAAGGTACAGAGGCCAAAGGGAGGCTCGGAAGAGCTCCAAGATGAGGGCAGGCCCCCCGAGGCCCACGGCCAAGGTCCCGAGACAGCAGAAAGCCCCAGACCCACGCGCCCAGCGGCGGCGAGCGTGGAGCCGAGCTGCGCGCAGTGA